The Apis mellifera strain DH4 linkage group LG8, Amel_HAv3.1, whole genome shotgun sequence genome contains a region encoding:
- the LOC413185 gene encoding spondin-1 isoform X2, producing MIKWGIRSLRDIRRFLLLLAVITSTNALKCSRLIEGTTMPRSNADGKYHLFITLFNRTEMVFSYMPNTRYSVTVQADRMGIIPRKFTRFLISSEPESEEDTAESGIFDLQDDLLTKYSENCPNTVVEMSMVSKEEISVAWTSPSEGSGCIFIRATILETPDTWYMDDPNLVLKICQDSKAEADNQGPVLNECCACDEAKYEVTFEGLWSRNTHPKDFPSKGWIIRFSDVIGASHTVDYRFWEYNGMASTGLQQVAEFGLTRKLESELKNQSDHIRTIIKARGISYPNVTGKTFAVFRVDQKHHLMSLVSMIDPSPDWIVGVSGLELCQSNCSWIEHKELNLYPYDAGTDNGITYLSPDSPTEPQEAIHRITSSYPNDSRSPFYDPSGLDMKPLARLYLNRQRLYEKTCEEIPGDAMNTGTPDKKRRDKACKVTSWAPWEACSVTCGRGTRLRQRFYEDKAAATQNKCNVTLTSRAKCQGEIPHCNNRGRDAGILETEKCALHDWSTWSSCSATCGDSHKTRSRNFKYKKHLKECKSIPNGPVLQETIACEYVQCPDMDKDEVSESPSQEEENKNNEQDNDNEEDYEGEAPVMEVTEKWQQNCPEERYTQWSLWSPCSSTCGPGIQLRFRLVKEGNIGSYDENLNREECKRQQATCVASIPTCNITKEEAEKICNESMEKGRCNSNIIRVYFDKQTGQCRRFSYSGCDGNRNNFETEKYCNEICGDFQRESRGNISTMTKNYKVSLSSVLSYHIPVQGQRSMKTKRAHHEKLKFKGIQPDSQVIELSNIAKDIDCQISNWSNWSACAGCRGYTESTRQIQVYSKGNGKKCPQKLHRKRKCHKIPPCSLQGDELRRRTYRDRYSRREENQISVDCKMTQWSSWSHCTATCGKASQYRTRIVKIQSVGPKSKPCSHMIENRKCHTIECP from the exons TGACTGTACAAGCAGACAGAATGGGCATTATACCGCGGAAATTTACGAGATTCTTGATTTCCTCTGAGCCCGAAAGCGAAGAAGACACGGCAGAAAGTGGCATCTTTGATCTCCAAGATGATCTGTTAACGAAATATTCGGAAAATTGCCCGAATACTGTGGTAGAAATGTCGATGGTgtctaaagaagaaatttccgTGGCCTGGACCAGTCCTTCCGAAGGTAGCGGTTGCATATTTATCAG AGCGACGATATTGGAAACCCCTGATACATGGTACATGGACGATCCGAATTTAGTCCTAAAGATATGTCAAGATTCGAAAGCTGAGGCGGATAACCAAGGACCAGTTTTGAATGAATGCTGTGCTTGCGACGAGGCGAAGTACGAAGTTACTTTCGAGGGACTTTGGTCTAGAAATACTCACCCCAAG GATTTTCCTAGCAAAGGATGGATCATTCGATTTTCAGATGTCATTGGAGCATCACACACAGTAGATTATAGATTTTGGGAATATAATGGCATGGCTAGTACTGGTTTGCAACAAGTGGCCGAATTTGGATTAACCAGAAAATTAGAATCCGAATTAAAGAATCaa agTGATCATATTAGGACTATAATCAAAGCCAGAGGAATAAGTTACCCCAATGTTACTGGTAAAACTTTTGCAGTCTTCCGCGTTGACCAGAAACATCATCTTATGTCTTTGGTGTCCATGATTG ATCCTTCACCGGATTGGATAGTCGGAGTTTCAGGTTTGGAGTTGTGTCAAAGTAATTGTTCGTGGATTGAACATAAAGAACTTAATTTATACCCATATGACGCAGGCACTGATAATGGGATCACATACTtg TCACCAGATTCACCAACAGAGCCACAAGAAGCCATTCACCGAATAACTTCGAGTTATCCAAATGATTCGAGATCTCCTTTTTACGACCCTTCTGGTTTAGATATGAAGCCTCTTGCCAGGCTTTACTTGAATCGACAAAGACTTTATGAGAAAACCTGTGAAGAGATTCCAGGAGATGCAATGAACACAGGTACACCTGACAAAAAACGCAGAGACa AAGCCTGTAAAGTGACATCATGGGCCCCTTGGGAGGCTTGTTCTGTGACATGCGGTCGTGGCACCCGTCTTAGACAAAGATTCTACGAGGACAAAGCTGCTGCGACGCAGAACAAGTGCAACGTCACTCTAACTAGCAGGGCGAAGTGCCAGGGAGAGATCCCTCACTG CAATAATAGAGGGCGAGATGCAGGTATTCTGGAGACAGAGAAATGCGCGTTACATGATTGGAGTACTTGGAGTTCCTGCAGTGCAACTTGCGGGGATAGCCACAAGACAAGATCACGGAATTTTAAGTACAAGAAGCATCTTAAAGAGTGCAAATCAATCCCTAACGGACCGGTACTTCAAGAAACAATTGCTTGCGAGTACGTTCAATGTCCCGATATGGATAAGGACGAGGTAAGCGAGTCGCCTAGTCaggaagaggaaaataaaaataatgaacaagACAATGATAATGAAGAAGATTACGAGGGAGAGGCACCGGTGATGGAGGTAACTGAGAAATGGCAGCAG aattgcCCTGAAGAACGTTATACCCAATGGTCCTTATGGTCTCCCTGCAGTTCTACCTGCGGCCCTGGCATACAATTAAGATTCAGACTCGTGAAAGAGGGAAATATAGGGAGCTATGACGAGAATTTAAATCGTGAAGAGTGCAAACGACAACAGGCTACATGTGTAGCCAGCATTCCAACAtgtaatattacaaaagaagaagcagaaa AGATCTGCAATGAATCAATGGAAAAAGGACGATGCAATAGTAACattatacgtgtatattttGACAAACAAACGGGTCAATGTCGTAGATTTAGTTATTCCGGCTGTGAtggaaatcgaaataatttcgaaactgaaaaatattgcaatgaGATTTGCGGTGACTTTCAGA GAGAGTCAAGGGGAAATATATCGACTAtgacgaaaaattataaagtatcgCTCAGCAGTGTTCTCAGTTATCACATACCTGTGCAGGGCCAACGCAGCATGAAGACAAAGCGAGCTCATCATG agaaattaaaattcaaaggcATACAACCAGATAGTCAAGTGATAGAATTATCTAATATTGCGAAAGATATCGATTGTCAAATATCCAATTGGAGTAATTGGTCTGCATGTGCAGGATGTCGTGGATACACTGAGAGTACAAGACAAATTcag gtATATTCTAAAGGCAATGGTAAGAAATGTCCGCAAAAATTACATCGCAAAAGAAAATGTCATAAAATTCCACCTTGTT CTTTACAAGGTGATGAACTAAGACGACGCACATATCGTGATCGATattcgagaagagaagaaaatcaaA TTTCAGTTGATTGCAAAATGACACAATGGTCTAGTTGGTCACATTGTACAGCAACTTGTGGAAAAGCATCACAATACAGAACAAGAATAGTCAAAATTCAATCTGTTGGTCCAAAAAGTAAACCATGTTCTCATATGATAGAGAATAGAAAATGTCATACAATAGAATGTCCATAA
- the LOC413185 gene encoding spondin-1 isoform X1 — protein sequence MIIMGIRSLRDIRRFLLLLAVITSTNALKCSRLIEGTTMPRSNADGKYHLFITLFNRTEMVFSYMPNTRYSVTVQADRMGIIPRKFTRFLISSEPESEEDTAESGIFDLQDDLLTKYSENCPNTVVEMSMVSKEEISVAWTSPSEGSGCIFIRATILETPDTWYMDDPNLVLKICQDSKAEADNQGPVLNECCACDEAKYEVTFEGLWSRNTHPKDFPSKGWIIRFSDVIGASHTVDYRFWEYNGMASTGLQQVAEFGLTRKLESELKNQSDHIRTIIKARGISYPNVTGKTFAVFRVDQKHHLMSLVSMIDPSPDWIVGVSGLELCQSNCSWIEHKELNLYPYDAGTDNGITYLSPDSPTEPQEAIHRITSSYPNDSRSPFYDPSGLDMKPLARLYLNRQRLYEKTCEEIPGDAMNTGTPDKKRRDKACKVTSWAPWEACSVTCGRGTRLRQRFYEDKAAATQNKCNVTLTSRAKCQGEIPHCNNRGRDAGILETEKCALHDWSTWSSCSATCGDSHKTRSRNFKYKKHLKECKSIPNGPVLQETIACEYVQCPDMDKDEVSESPSQEEENKNNEQDNDNEEDYEGEAPVMEVTEKWQQNCPEERYTQWSLWSPCSSTCGPGIQLRFRLVKEGNIGSYDENLNREECKRQQATCVASIPTCNITKEEAEKICNESMEKGRCNSNIIRVYFDKQTGQCRRFSYSGCDGNRNNFETEKYCNEICGDFQRESRGNISTMTKNYKVSLSSVLSYHIPVQGQRSMKTKRAHHEKLKFKGIQPDSQVIELSNIAKDIDCQISNWSNWSACAGCRGYTESTRQIQVYSKGNGKKCPQKLHRKRKCHKIPPCSLQGDELRRRTYRDRYSRREENQISVDCKMTQWSSWSHCTATCGKASQYRTRIVKIQSVGPKSKPCSHMIENRKCHTIECP from the exons TGACTGTACAAGCAGACAGAATGGGCATTATACCGCGGAAATTTACGAGATTCTTGATTTCCTCTGAGCCCGAAAGCGAAGAAGACACGGCAGAAAGTGGCATCTTTGATCTCCAAGATGATCTGTTAACGAAATATTCGGAAAATTGCCCGAATACTGTGGTAGAAATGTCGATGGTgtctaaagaagaaatttccgTGGCCTGGACCAGTCCTTCCGAAGGTAGCGGTTGCATATTTATCAG AGCGACGATATTGGAAACCCCTGATACATGGTACATGGACGATCCGAATTTAGTCCTAAAGATATGTCAAGATTCGAAAGCTGAGGCGGATAACCAAGGACCAGTTTTGAATGAATGCTGTGCTTGCGACGAGGCGAAGTACGAAGTTACTTTCGAGGGACTTTGGTCTAGAAATACTCACCCCAAG GATTTTCCTAGCAAAGGATGGATCATTCGATTTTCAGATGTCATTGGAGCATCACACACAGTAGATTATAGATTTTGGGAATATAATGGCATGGCTAGTACTGGTTTGCAACAAGTGGCCGAATTTGGATTAACCAGAAAATTAGAATCCGAATTAAAGAATCaa agTGATCATATTAGGACTATAATCAAAGCCAGAGGAATAAGTTACCCCAATGTTACTGGTAAAACTTTTGCAGTCTTCCGCGTTGACCAGAAACATCATCTTATGTCTTTGGTGTCCATGATTG ATCCTTCACCGGATTGGATAGTCGGAGTTTCAGGTTTGGAGTTGTGTCAAAGTAATTGTTCGTGGATTGAACATAAAGAACTTAATTTATACCCATATGACGCAGGCACTGATAATGGGATCACATACTtg TCACCAGATTCACCAACAGAGCCACAAGAAGCCATTCACCGAATAACTTCGAGTTATCCAAATGATTCGAGATCTCCTTTTTACGACCCTTCTGGTTTAGATATGAAGCCTCTTGCCAGGCTTTACTTGAATCGACAAAGACTTTATGAGAAAACCTGTGAAGAGATTCCAGGAGATGCAATGAACACAGGTACACCTGACAAAAAACGCAGAGACa AAGCCTGTAAAGTGACATCATGGGCCCCTTGGGAGGCTTGTTCTGTGACATGCGGTCGTGGCACCCGTCTTAGACAAAGATTCTACGAGGACAAAGCTGCTGCGACGCAGAACAAGTGCAACGTCACTCTAACTAGCAGGGCGAAGTGCCAGGGAGAGATCCCTCACTG CAATAATAGAGGGCGAGATGCAGGTATTCTGGAGACAGAGAAATGCGCGTTACATGATTGGAGTACTTGGAGTTCCTGCAGTGCAACTTGCGGGGATAGCCACAAGACAAGATCACGGAATTTTAAGTACAAGAAGCATCTTAAAGAGTGCAAATCAATCCCTAACGGACCGGTACTTCAAGAAACAATTGCTTGCGAGTACGTTCAATGTCCCGATATGGATAAGGACGAGGTAAGCGAGTCGCCTAGTCaggaagaggaaaataaaaataatgaacaagACAATGATAATGAAGAAGATTACGAGGGAGAGGCACCGGTGATGGAGGTAACTGAGAAATGGCAGCAG aattgcCCTGAAGAACGTTATACCCAATGGTCCTTATGGTCTCCCTGCAGTTCTACCTGCGGCCCTGGCATACAATTAAGATTCAGACTCGTGAAAGAGGGAAATATAGGGAGCTATGACGAGAATTTAAATCGTGAAGAGTGCAAACGACAACAGGCTACATGTGTAGCCAGCATTCCAACAtgtaatattacaaaagaagaagcagaaa AGATCTGCAATGAATCAATGGAAAAAGGACGATGCAATAGTAACattatacgtgtatattttGACAAACAAACGGGTCAATGTCGTAGATTTAGTTATTCCGGCTGTGAtggaaatcgaaataatttcgaaactgaaaaatattgcaatgaGATTTGCGGTGACTTTCAGA GAGAGTCAAGGGGAAATATATCGACTAtgacgaaaaattataaagtatcgCTCAGCAGTGTTCTCAGTTATCACATACCTGTGCAGGGCCAACGCAGCATGAAGACAAAGCGAGCTCATCATG agaaattaaaattcaaaggcATACAACCAGATAGTCAAGTGATAGAATTATCTAATATTGCGAAAGATATCGATTGTCAAATATCCAATTGGAGTAATTGGTCTGCATGTGCAGGATGTCGTGGATACACTGAGAGTACAAGACAAATTcag gtATATTCTAAAGGCAATGGTAAGAAATGTCCGCAAAAATTACATCGCAAAAGAAAATGTCATAAAATTCCACCTTGTT CTTTACAAGGTGATGAACTAAGACGACGCACATATCGTGATCGATattcgagaagagaagaaaatcaaA TTTCAGTTGATTGCAAAATGACACAATGGTCTAGTTGGTCACATTGTACAGCAACTTGTGGAAAAGCATCACAATACAGAACAAGAATAGTCAAAATTCAATCTGTTGGTCCAAAAAGTAAACCATGTTCTCATATGATAGAGAATAGAAAATGTCATACAATAGAATGTCCATAA
- the LOC413185 gene encoding spondin-1 isoform X8 translates to MDDPNLVLKICQDSKAEADNQGPVLNECCACDEAKYEVTFEGLWSRNTHPKDFPSKGWIIRFSDVIGASHTVDYRFWEYNGMASTGLQQVAEFGLTRKLESELKNQSDHIRTIIKARGISYPNVTGKTFAVFRVDQKHHLMSLVSMIDPSPDWIVGVSGLELCQSNCSWIEHKELNLYPYDAGTDNGITYLSPDSPTEPQEAIHRITSSYPNDSRSPFYDPSGLDMKPLARLYLNRQRLYEKTCEEIPGDAMNTGTPDKKRRDKACKVTSWAPWEACSVTCGRGTRLRQRFYEDKAAATQNKCNVTLTSRAKCQGEIPHCNNRGRDAGILETEKCALHDWSTWSSCSATCGDSHKTRSRNFKYKKHLKECKSIPNGPVLQETIACEYVQCPDMDKDEVSESPSQEEENKNNEQDNDNEEDYEGEAPVMEVTEKWQQNCPEERYTQWSLWSPCSSTCGPGIQLRFRLVKEGNIGSYDENLNREECKRQQATCVASIPTCNITKEEAEKICNESMEKGRCNSNIIRVYFDKQTGQCRRFSYSGCDGNRNNFETEKYCNEICGDFQRESRGNISTMTKNYKVSLSSVLSYHIPVQGQRSMKTKRAHHEKLKFKGIQPDSQVIELSNIAKDIDCQISNWSNWSACAGCRGYTESTRQIQVYSKGNGKKCPQKLHRKRKCHKIPPCSLQGDELRRRTYRDRYSRREENQISVDCKMTQWSSWSHCTATCGKASQYRTRIVKIQSVGPKSKPCSHMIENRKCHTIECP, encoded by the exons ATGGACGATCCGAATTTAGTCCTAAAGATATGTCAAGATTCGAAAGCTGAGGCGGATAACCAAGGACCAGTTTTGAATGAATGCTGTGCTTGCGACGAGGCGAAGTACGAAGTTACTTTCGAGGGACTTTGGTCTAGAAATACTCACCCCAAG GATTTTCCTAGCAAAGGATGGATCATTCGATTTTCAGATGTCATTGGAGCATCACACACAGTAGATTATAGATTTTGGGAATATAATGGCATGGCTAGTACTGGTTTGCAACAAGTGGCCGAATTTGGATTAACCAGAAAATTAGAATCCGAATTAAAGAATCaa agTGATCATATTAGGACTATAATCAAAGCCAGAGGAATAAGTTACCCCAATGTTACTGGTAAAACTTTTGCAGTCTTCCGCGTTGACCAGAAACATCATCTTATGTCTTTGGTGTCCATGATTG ATCCTTCACCGGATTGGATAGTCGGAGTTTCAGGTTTGGAGTTGTGTCAAAGTAATTGTTCGTGGATTGAACATAAAGAACTTAATTTATACCCATATGACGCAGGCACTGATAATGGGATCACATACTtg TCACCAGATTCACCAACAGAGCCACAAGAAGCCATTCACCGAATAACTTCGAGTTATCCAAATGATTCGAGATCTCCTTTTTACGACCCTTCTGGTTTAGATATGAAGCCTCTTGCCAGGCTTTACTTGAATCGACAAAGACTTTATGAGAAAACCTGTGAAGAGATTCCAGGAGATGCAATGAACACAGGTACACCTGACAAAAAACGCAGAGACa AAGCCTGTAAAGTGACATCATGGGCCCCTTGGGAGGCTTGTTCTGTGACATGCGGTCGTGGCACCCGTCTTAGACAAAGATTCTACGAGGACAAAGCTGCTGCGACGCAGAACAAGTGCAACGTCACTCTAACTAGCAGGGCGAAGTGCCAGGGAGAGATCCCTCACTG CAATAATAGAGGGCGAGATGCAGGTATTCTGGAGACAGAGAAATGCGCGTTACATGATTGGAGTACTTGGAGTTCCTGCAGTGCAACTTGCGGGGATAGCCACAAGACAAGATCACGGAATTTTAAGTACAAGAAGCATCTTAAAGAGTGCAAATCAATCCCTAACGGACCGGTACTTCAAGAAACAATTGCTTGCGAGTACGTTCAATGTCCCGATATGGATAAGGACGAGGTAAGCGAGTCGCCTAGTCaggaagaggaaaataaaaataatgaacaagACAATGATAATGAAGAAGATTACGAGGGAGAGGCACCGGTGATGGAGGTAACTGAGAAATGGCAGCAG aattgcCCTGAAGAACGTTATACCCAATGGTCCTTATGGTCTCCCTGCAGTTCTACCTGCGGCCCTGGCATACAATTAAGATTCAGACTCGTGAAAGAGGGAAATATAGGGAGCTATGACGAGAATTTAAATCGTGAAGAGTGCAAACGACAACAGGCTACATGTGTAGCCAGCATTCCAACAtgtaatattacaaaagaagaagcagaaa AGATCTGCAATGAATCAATGGAAAAAGGACGATGCAATAGTAACattatacgtgtatattttGACAAACAAACGGGTCAATGTCGTAGATTTAGTTATTCCGGCTGTGAtggaaatcgaaataatttcgaaactgaaaaatattgcaatgaGATTTGCGGTGACTTTCAGA GAGAGTCAAGGGGAAATATATCGACTAtgacgaaaaattataaagtatcgCTCAGCAGTGTTCTCAGTTATCACATACCTGTGCAGGGCCAACGCAGCATGAAGACAAAGCGAGCTCATCATG agaaattaaaattcaaaggcATACAACCAGATAGTCAAGTGATAGAATTATCTAATATTGCGAAAGATATCGATTGTCAAATATCCAATTGGAGTAATTGGTCTGCATGTGCAGGATGTCGTGGATACACTGAGAGTACAAGACAAATTcag gtATATTCTAAAGGCAATGGTAAGAAATGTCCGCAAAAATTACATCGCAAAAGAAAATGTCATAAAATTCCACCTTGTT CTTTACAAGGTGATGAACTAAGACGACGCACATATCGTGATCGATattcgagaagagaagaaaatcaaA TTTCAGTTGATTGCAAAATGACACAATGGTCTAGTTGGTCACATTGTACAGCAACTTGTGGAAAAGCATCACAATACAGAACAAGAATAGTCAAAATTCAATCTGTTGGTCCAAAAAGTAAACCATGTTCTCATATGATAGAGAATAGAAAATGTCATACAATAGAATGTCCATAA
- the LOC413185 gene encoding spondin-1 isoform X7, giving the protein MIIMGIRSLRDIRRFLLLLAVITSTNALKCSRLIEGTTMPRSNADGKYHLFITLFNRTEMVFSYMPNTRYSVTVQADRMGIIPRKFTRFLISSEPESEEDTAESGIFDLQDDLLTKYSENCPNTVVEMSMVSKEEISVAWTSPSEGSGCIFIRATILETPDTWYMDDPNLVLKICQDSKAEADNQGPVLNECCACDEAKYEVTFEGLWSRNTHPKDFPSKGWIIRFSDVIGASHTVDYRFWEYNGMASTGLQQVAEFGLTRKLESELKNQSDHIRTIIKARGISYPNVTGKTFAVFRVDQKHHLMSLVSMIDPSPDWIVGVSGLELCQSNCSWIEHKELNLYPYDAGTDNGITYLSPDSPTEPQEAIHRITSSYPNDSRSPFYDPSGLDMKPLARLYLNRQRLYEKTCEEIPGDAMNTGTPDKKRRDKACKVTSWAPWEACSVTCGRGTRLRQRFYEDKAAATQNKCNVTLTSRAKCQGEIPHCNNRGRDAGILETEKCALHDWSTWSSCSATCGDSHKTRSRNFKYKKHLKECKSIPNGPVLQETIACEYVQCPDMDKDEVSESPSQEEENKNNEQDNDNEEDYEGEAPVMEVTEKWQQNCPEERYTQWSLWSPCSSTCGPGIQLRFRLVKEGNIGSYDENLNREECKRQQATCVASIPTCNITKEEAEKICNESMEKGRCNSNIIRVYFDKQTGQCRRFSYSGCDGNRNNFETEKYCNEICGDFQKKLKFKGIQPDSQVIELSNIAKDIDCQISNWSNWSACAGCRGYTESTRQIQVYSKGNGKKCPQKLHRKRKCHKIPPCSLQGDELRRRTYRDRYSRREENQISVDCKMTQWSSWSHCTATCGKASQYRTRIVKIQSVGPKSKPCSHMIENRKCHTIECP; this is encoded by the exons TGACTGTACAAGCAGACAGAATGGGCATTATACCGCGGAAATTTACGAGATTCTTGATTTCCTCTGAGCCCGAAAGCGAAGAAGACACGGCAGAAAGTGGCATCTTTGATCTCCAAGATGATCTGTTAACGAAATATTCGGAAAATTGCCCGAATACTGTGGTAGAAATGTCGATGGTgtctaaagaagaaatttccgTGGCCTGGACCAGTCCTTCCGAAGGTAGCGGTTGCATATTTATCAG AGCGACGATATTGGAAACCCCTGATACATGGTACATGGACGATCCGAATTTAGTCCTAAAGATATGTCAAGATTCGAAAGCTGAGGCGGATAACCAAGGACCAGTTTTGAATGAATGCTGTGCTTGCGACGAGGCGAAGTACGAAGTTACTTTCGAGGGACTTTGGTCTAGAAATACTCACCCCAAG GATTTTCCTAGCAAAGGATGGATCATTCGATTTTCAGATGTCATTGGAGCATCACACACAGTAGATTATAGATTTTGGGAATATAATGGCATGGCTAGTACTGGTTTGCAACAAGTGGCCGAATTTGGATTAACCAGAAAATTAGAATCCGAATTAAAGAATCaa agTGATCATATTAGGACTATAATCAAAGCCAGAGGAATAAGTTACCCCAATGTTACTGGTAAAACTTTTGCAGTCTTCCGCGTTGACCAGAAACATCATCTTATGTCTTTGGTGTCCATGATTG ATCCTTCACCGGATTGGATAGTCGGAGTTTCAGGTTTGGAGTTGTGTCAAAGTAATTGTTCGTGGATTGAACATAAAGAACTTAATTTATACCCATATGACGCAGGCACTGATAATGGGATCACATACTtg TCACCAGATTCACCAACAGAGCCACAAGAAGCCATTCACCGAATAACTTCGAGTTATCCAAATGATTCGAGATCTCCTTTTTACGACCCTTCTGGTTTAGATATGAAGCCTCTTGCCAGGCTTTACTTGAATCGACAAAGACTTTATGAGAAAACCTGTGAAGAGATTCCAGGAGATGCAATGAACACAGGTACACCTGACAAAAAACGCAGAGACa AAGCCTGTAAAGTGACATCATGGGCCCCTTGGGAGGCTTGTTCTGTGACATGCGGTCGTGGCACCCGTCTTAGACAAAGATTCTACGAGGACAAAGCTGCTGCGACGCAGAACAAGTGCAACGTCACTCTAACTAGCAGGGCGAAGTGCCAGGGAGAGATCCCTCACTG CAATAATAGAGGGCGAGATGCAGGTATTCTGGAGACAGAGAAATGCGCGTTACATGATTGGAGTACTTGGAGTTCCTGCAGTGCAACTTGCGGGGATAGCCACAAGACAAGATCACGGAATTTTAAGTACAAGAAGCATCTTAAAGAGTGCAAATCAATCCCTAACGGACCGGTACTTCAAGAAACAATTGCTTGCGAGTACGTTCAATGTCCCGATATGGATAAGGACGAGGTAAGCGAGTCGCCTAGTCaggaagaggaaaataaaaataatgaacaagACAATGATAATGAAGAAGATTACGAGGGAGAGGCACCGGTGATGGAGGTAACTGAGAAATGGCAGCAG aattgcCCTGAAGAACGTTATACCCAATGGTCCTTATGGTCTCCCTGCAGTTCTACCTGCGGCCCTGGCATACAATTAAGATTCAGACTCGTGAAAGAGGGAAATATAGGGAGCTATGACGAGAATTTAAATCGTGAAGAGTGCAAACGACAACAGGCTACATGTGTAGCCAGCATTCCAACAtgtaatattacaaaagaagaagcagaaa AGATCTGCAATGAATCAATGGAAAAAGGACGATGCAATAGTAACattatacgtgtatattttGACAAACAAACGGGTCAATGTCGTAGATTTAGTTATTCCGGCTGTGAtggaaatcgaaataatttcgaaactgaaaaatattgcaatgaGATTTGCGGTGACTTTCAGA agaaattaaaattcaaaggcATACAACCAGATAGTCAAGTGATAGAATTATCTAATATTGCGAAAGATATCGATTGTCAAATATCCAATTGGAGTAATTGGTCTGCATGTGCAGGATGTCGTGGATACACTGAGAGTACAAGACAAATTcag gtATATTCTAAAGGCAATGGTAAGAAATGTCCGCAAAAATTACATCGCAAAAGAAAATGTCATAAAATTCCACCTTGTT CTTTACAAGGTGATGAACTAAGACGACGCACATATCGTGATCGATattcgagaagagaagaaaatcaaA TTTCAGTTGATTGCAAAATGACACAATGGTCTAGTTGGTCACATTGTACAGCAACTTGTGGAAAAGCATCACAATACAGAACAAGAATAGTCAAAATTCAATCTGTTGGTCCAAAAAGTAAACCATGTTCTCATATGATAGAGAATAGAAAATGTCATACAATAGAATGTCCATAA